The DNA window TCAGCTCGTGATCCGAACCCGCCGCCCGCCAGCGGAAGATGTTCGACGGCAGTTCCTTCTCGTGCTTCATCGGCCGCATGAACACGTACGAGTCGTAGCCGTTCTCTGCCAGAATCCGCGGCAGCGAACCGGCGTGACCGAAGCTGTCCACGTTGTAGCCGATCGTCACGTCGACGCCGAACTTCTCCCGTGCGTCGCGCAGGCCCAGTTCGATGTGCTTGCGGAATGCCTGCTCGGTCGGCAGGTTGCAGTCCGGCTGGATGTACCAGCCGCCGACGATCTGCCAGCGCCCGGACGCGACATGCCGCCGCACCCGCTCGAACAGCTCGGGGTTCAGGTCCTCCACGATCCGGTGAAACCACATGTCCGACCGGGTGAACACGAACTGGTCATACTCATCGAGCAGGTTCGCCGCCGAAAACGCGGCGGCCAGGGCCTCATCCACCCCGGCCTGCCAGTTCCACAGCCACACCGGGTCCAGGTGGGCGTTGCCGATCATATGTACCTTCAGCGTCGCCATCGCCTTAATCTCCTTCAGATACAAAGCTGGCATTGTAGTGGCGGGGAAAACCGCGGTAAAGGGGGGAAAGCACACGGCGAATCGAAGGCGATTTTCCCTCTTGACTCGTGTTCGGTTTTCCTGTACTCTGACCGCTAATCGTTCAGTATTCCGAACAGAAACCGGTAACGTCAGGATGGTGCGGTGGACCCCCAAAGCCTTGGACAGCACCTGAATCAACTGCGGAAGCAGGCGAAAGTCAGCCTGCGGGAACTTGCCCGCGCGGCTGAGATATCGCCGGCTTCGCTTTCGGCCATCGAAAAATCGCAATCCAGCCCCACGCTCGATACGCTCCACAAGATCCTCAAAGCCCTTGGGACCAACTTCGCCGACTTCTTCGCGGCCAATCCGGGATCGGAACAGAGCCCGGTCTTCCCCGCCACCGAGACGAAGCCTATCACTGATGCTCATAGAAGATATGTTTTGCTTTTCCCCAAGCGTGAGGACCTGCGTTTCGGGATGGTGCATGAGCTCATCGCGCCCTTTGAGACCGAACCCACATGGGAGGCCCACGATTTCGATTTGGGCGGCTTGGTCATCGGGGGCGGACCGGCGCGGCTTGAGATCGAGGACCGCGGCAGTTGGGAACTGGGCAAGTGGGATGCGTTCTACGTCAAAGCCGGATGGCGCCACCGGGCCATCAACCTCGGGTCCGAACCGCTCGAACTGATTACCGTGGCCGATCCGCCCGGTTATTAATCGTTGAAAACAAAGGGC is part of the Phycisphaerae bacterium genome and encodes:
- a CDS encoding helix-turn-helix transcriptional regulator: MDPQSLGQHLNQLRKQAKVSLRELARAAEISPASLSAIEKSQSSPTLDTLHKILKALGTNFADFFAANPGSEQSPVFPATETKPITDAHRRYVLLFPKREDLRFGMVHELIAPFETEPTWEAHDFDLGGLVIGGGPARLEIEDRGSWELGKWDAFYVKAGWRHRAINLGSEPLELITVADPPGY